The following proteins are co-located in the Cardiocondyla obscurior isolate alpha-2009 linkage group LG12, Cobs3.1, whole genome shotgun sequence genome:
- the LOC139106827 gene encoding transcriptional regulator ATRX isoform X2: MLSSKANVALARLKEIEEKYLKRKEQKWEKDEDSSISSISIVSVDNSLRELKESPRKVMKPKLNIKMPDTRFEEHKEETRLSSKSEKSTLDKADASKSSADARADLEVVMSLDDKLLSSVEKQESLSSDIVTIQEHTLIESMQDDSVASSKSLSHSKTPRRNFSTARDRSSGHEKIRAATRFEEGRETDKSSEIARGKASFNNLSKRPRLSRKSNGKISRAHIDPKKHSGENKTIEKTSKEMDFKFRDVTDETESRDSVIEESIDTMEDGSEIISELSNADQNSMAKIDDFVLEGSPHLADENSSSSSRSLMENGYTNDTFENISSSTVRSQHEETVDRTGYNVKKINVAEHRSYQDSTEKHRLVNPTPKPRVTKVDQGSSNYVSDLESIVANSDKITVRSIKLPQFAGSTSENQRRRYQHREASFQDKNVSSVGSSSKNTSNSSESSTGIVTKTDEKKNSPRITTALQKSGRKERGEASSRARERAMIDVTGLPVTNDEDSIKSAKSNSLLEGSAKGREYVSGESLDQRVSQDVECVLKKSHEVATKKYANSTTVTKASKSFYDNKIVSEIQNAPKTRKITERERNENYLSSERNKMSNHNHECNMKKEKKKTRIMNSKTVGTRNSTGNCKEDKVLKLDKKQMRGLRKQIAELRLQQERKDLQKYLHELKDLRPESGSTQSYFKPLEFPNVAEFMQPDDLESKPDDQFRERVLAIRRWLKDQYVLYRDYCTMAQAINAHYVPTTLDDAKKVIRELQKTTIKTR, translated from the exons atGCTTTCCTCAAAAGCGAACGTGGCATTGGCACGGCTGAAAGAGATCGAAGAAAAGTATTTGAAGCGCAAAGAACAGAAATGGGAAAAG GATGAGGATAGTTCTATAAGCAGCATTTCGATAGTTTCTGTAGACAATTCTTTAAGAGAATTGAAGGAATCGCCAAGAAAAGTCATGAAACCTAAGCTCAACATAAAAATGCCAGATACTCGCTTTGAAGAACATAAAGAGGAAACAAGACTTTCGTCAAAGAGTGAAAAATCAACGTTAGATAAAGCAGACGCTTCTAAATCTTCAGCAGATGCCAGGGCTGATCTTGAAGTCGTAATGTCGTTAGATGATAAATTGCTAAGTTCCGTAGAAAAGCAAGAAAGTCTTAGTTCGGACATAGTGACAATTCAGGAGCATACTTTGATCGAAAGTATGCAAGATGATTCAGTGGCTTCATCTAAATCACTCTCGCATTCGAAAACACCGCGGCGAAACTTTTCCACGGCCAGGGATAGATCTTCCGGGCATGAGAAAATAAGAGCAGCCACGAGATTcgaagaaggaagagagacTGACAAATCATCAGAAATCGCAAGGGGGAAAGCgtcattcaataatttatcgaaacGACCAAGATTATCTAGAAAATCGAATGGGAAAATTTCCAGGGCACATATTGACCCGAAAAAACATTCAGGGGAGAATAAAACGATCGAAAAAACATCGAAAGAAATGGACTTTAAATTTCGAGATGTTACGGATGAAACAGAATCTCGCGATAGCGTTATCGAAGAGTCAATTGATACGATGGAGGATGGAAGTGAAATTATTTCAGAGCTATCCAACGCCGACCAAAACTCCATGGCCAAAATCGATGACTTTGTTCTTGAAGGTTCTCCACATTTAGCTGATGAAAACAGTTCGAGCAGCTCAAGAAGTTTAATGGAAAATGGATATACAAATGATACCTTCGAGAACATTTCAAGCTCGACCGTTCGATCACAGCACGAGGAAACGGTTGATAGAACGGgatataacgtaaaaaaaatcaatgttGCAGAACACAGATCTTATCAAGACAGTACCGAGAAACATAG ATTAGTTAATCCGACACCGAAACCAAGAGTAACCAAGGTCGATCAGGGATCATCGAACTACGTTAGCGACTTGGAAAGCATCGTGGCAAATTCAGATAAAATTACCGTGCGTTCGATAAAATTGCCACAATTTGCCGGTTCGACTTCGGAGAATCAGAGAAGACGTTATCAGCATCGAGAAGCGTCGTTTCAAGACAAGAATGTTTCAAGTG TCGGAAGTTCCAGTAAAAACACTTCAAATTCTTCAGAGTCGTCGACCGGCATCGTGACGAAGACAGATGAGAAGAAAAACTCCCCGAGGATAACTACTGCCCTGCAAAAAAGTGGCCGGAAAGAGCGTGGTGAGGCATCGAGCAGAGCAAGGGAACGTGCGATGATAGATGTCACCGGATTGCCGGTGACGAATGACGAAGACTCGATCAAGTCTGCAAAATCAAATTCGTTGTTAGAGGGAAGCGCAAAAGGAAGAGAATATGTTTCCGGAGAGAGCCTGGATCAACGTGTTTCACAGGACGTCGAATGTGTGCTGAAAAAATCGCACGAAGTTGCAACCAAGAAATATGCCAACTCAACAACTGTGACGAAAGCATCGAAAAGCTTTTACGACAACAAAATTGTGTCTGAAATCCAGAATGCACcgaaaacaagaaaaataacagagagagaaagaaacgaaaactACCTCTCTTCAGAAAGGAATAAAATG TCTAATCATAATCATGAATGCAACatgaaaaaagagaagaaaaagacgaGAATAATGAATTCGAAGACAGTCGGAACTCGTAATAGTACCGGAAATTGTAAGGAAGACAAAGTTTTGAAGTTAGACAAGAAACAAATGCGCGGACTTCGGAAACAGATTGCTGAACTGCGACTACAACAAGAACGGAAAGACCTCCAAAAATATCTACACGAATTGAAGGACTTAAGACCAGAATCAGGCTCTAcacaaagttattttaaacCTTTGGAATTTCCTAACGTCGCAGAATTTATGCAGCCTg ATGACTTGGAATCGAAGCCGGACGATCAATTTCGAGAGAGAGTTTTGGCGATCAGACGTTGGTTGAAGGATCAGTACGTCCTGTATCGAGACTACTGTACTATGGCGCAAGCGATCAACGCTCACTACGTTCCCACAACGTTGGACGATGCCAAAAAG gtaaTACGTGAGCTGCAAAAGACGACGATTAAAACCAGATAG
- the LOC139106827 gene encoding transcriptional regulator ATRX isoform X1, with the protein MLSSKANVALARLKEIEEKYLKRKEQKWEKDEDSSISSISIVSVDNSLRELKESPRKVMKPKLNIKMPDTRFEEHKEETRLSSKSEKSTLDKADASKSSADARADLEVVMSLDDKLLSSVEKQESLSSDIVTIQEHTLIESMQDDSVASSKSLSHSKTPRRNFSTARDRSSGHEKIRAATRFEEGRETDKSSEIARGKASFNNLSKRPRLSRKSNGKISRAHIDPKKHSGENKTIEKTSKEMDFKFRDVTDETESRDSVIEESIDTMEDGSEIISELSNADQNSMAKIDDFVLEGSPHLADENSSSSSRSLMENGYTNDTFENISSSTVRSQHEETVDRTGYNVKKINVAEHRSYQDSTEKHRLVNPTPKPRVTKVDQGSSNYVSDLESIVANSDKITVRSIKLPQFAGSTSENQRRRYQHREASFQDKNVSSVGSSSKNTSNSSESSTGIVTKTDEKKNSPRITTALQKSGRKERGEASSRARERAMIDVTGLPVTNDEDSIKSAKSNSLLEGSAKGREYVSGESLDQRVSQDVECVLKKSHEVATKKYANSTTVTKASKSFYDNKIVSEIQNAPKTRKITERERNENYLSSERNKMSNHNHECNMKKEKKKTRIMNSKTVGTRNSTGNCKEDKVLKLDKKQMRGLRKQIAELRLQQERKDLQKYLHELKDLRPESGSTQSYFKPLEFPNVAEFMQPDDLESKPDDQFRERVLAIRRWLKDQYVLYRDYCTMAQAINAHYVPTTLDDAKKVCAFLFLRFDYLSFVT; encoded by the exons atGCTTTCCTCAAAAGCGAACGTGGCATTGGCACGGCTGAAAGAGATCGAAGAAAAGTATTTGAAGCGCAAAGAACAGAAATGGGAAAAG GATGAGGATAGTTCTATAAGCAGCATTTCGATAGTTTCTGTAGACAATTCTTTAAGAGAATTGAAGGAATCGCCAAGAAAAGTCATGAAACCTAAGCTCAACATAAAAATGCCAGATACTCGCTTTGAAGAACATAAAGAGGAAACAAGACTTTCGTCAAAGAGTGAAAAATCAACGTTAGATAAAGCAGACGCTTCTAAATCTTCAGCAGATGCCAGGGCTGATCTTGAAGTCGTAATGTCGTTAGATGATAAATTGCTAAGTTCCGTAGAAAAGCAAGAAAGTCTTAGTTCGGACATAGTGACAATTCAGGAGCATACTTTGATCGAAAGTATGCAAGATGATTCAGTGGCTTCATCTAAATCACTCTCGCATTCGAAAACACCGCGGCGAAACTTTTCCACGGCCAGGGATAGATCTTCCGGGCATGAGAAAATAAGAGCAGCCACGAGATTcgaagaaggaagagagacTGACAAATCATCAGAAATCGCAAGGGGGAAAGCgtcattcaataatttatcgaaacGACCAAGATTATCTAGAAAATCGAATGGGAAAATTTCCAGGGCACATATTGACCCGAAAAAACATTCAGGGGAGAATAAAACGATCGAAAAAACATCGAAAGAAATGGACTTTAAATTTCGAGATGTTACGGATGAAACAGAATCTCGCGATAGCGTTATCGAAGAGTCAATTGATACGATGGAGGATGGAAGTGAAATTATTTCAGAGCTATCCAACGCCGACCAAAACTCCATGGCCAAAATCGATGACTTTGTTCTTGAAGGTTCTCCACATTTAGCTGATGAAAACAGTTCGAGCAGCTCAAGAAGTTTAATGGAAAATGGATATACAAATGATACCTTCGAGAACATTTCAAGCTCGACCGTTCGATCACAGCACGAGGAAACGGTTGATAGAACGGgatataacgtaaaaaaaatcaatgttGCAGAACACAGATCTTATCAAGACAGTACCGAGAAACATAG ATTAGTTAATCCGACACCGAAACCAAGAGTAACCAAGGTCGATCAGGGATCATCGAACTACGTTAGCGACTTGGAAAGCATCGTGGCAAATTCAGATAAAATTACCGTGCGTTCGATAAAATTGCCACAATTTGCCGGTTCGACTTCGGAGAATCAGAGAAGACGTTATCAGCATCGAGAAGCGTCGTTTCAAGACAAGAATGTTTCAAGTG TCGGAAGTTCCAGTAAAAACACTTCAAATTCTTCAGAGTCGTCGACCGGCATCGTGACGAAGACAGATGAGAAGAAAAACTCCCCGAGGATAACTACTGCCCTGCAAAAAAGTGGCCGGAAAGAGCGTGGTGAGGCATCGAGCAGAGCAAGGGAACGTGCGATGATAGATGTCACCGGATTGCCGGTGACGAATGACGAAGACTCGATCAAGTCTGCAAAATCAAATTCGTTGTTAGAGGGAAGCGCAAAAGGAAGAGAATATGTTTCCGGAGAGAGCCTGGATCAACGTGTTTCACAGGACGTCGAATGTGTGCTGAAAAAATCGCACGAAGTTGCAACCAAGAAATATGCCAACTCAACAACTGTGACGAAAGCATCGAAAAGCTTTTACGACAACAAAATTGTGTCTGAAATCCAGAATGCACcgaaaacaagaaaaataacagagagagaaagaaacgaaaactACCTCTCTTCAGAAAGGAATAAAATG TCTAATCATAATCATGAATGCAACatgaaaaaagagaagaaaaagacgaGAATAATGAATTCGAAGACAGTCGGAACTCGTAATAGTACCGGAAATTGTAAGGAAGACAAAGTTTTGAAGTTAGACAAGAAACAAATGCGCGGACTTCGGAAACAGATTGCTGAACTGCGACTACAACAAGAACGGAAAGACCTCCAAAAATATCTACACGAATTGAAGGACTTAAGACCAGAATCAGGCTCTAcacaaagttattttaaacCTTTGGAATTTCCTAACGTCGCAGAATTTATGCAGCCTg ATGACTTGGAATCGAAGCCGGACGATCAATTTCGAGAGAGAGTTTTGGCGATCAGACGTTGGTTGAAGGATCAGTACGTCCTGTATCGAGACTACTGTACTATGGCGCAAGCGATCAACGCTCACTACGTTCCCACAACGTTGGACGATGCCAAAAAGGTCTGTGCCTTTCTTTTCCTACGGTTTGACTATTTATCGTTTGTCACCTAA
- the LOC139106827 gene encoding girdin isoform X3: MLSSKANVALARLKEIEEKYLKRKEQKWEKDEDSSISSISIVSVDNSLRELKESPRKVMKPKLNIKMPDTRFEEHKEETRLSSKSEKSTLDKADASKSSADARADLEVVMSLDDKLLSSVEKQESLSSDIVTIQEHTLIESMQDDSVASSKSLSHSKTPRRNFSTARDRSSGHEKIRAATRFEEGRETDKSSEIARGKASFNNLSKRPRLSRKSNGKISRAHIDPKKHSGENKTIEKTSKEMDFKFRDVTDETESRDSVIEESIDTMEDGSEIISELSNADQNSMAKIDDFVLEGSPHLADENSSSSSRSLMENGYTNDTFENISSSTVRSQHEETVDRTGYNVKKINVAEHRSYQDSTEKHRLVNPTPKPRVTKVDQGSSNYVSDLESIVANSDKITVRSIKLPQFAGSTSENQRRRYQHREASFQDKNVSSESSTGIVTKTDEKKNSPRITTALQKSGRKERGEASSRARERAMIDVTGLPVTNDEDSIKSAKSNSLLEGSAKGREYVSGESLDQRVSQDVECVLKKSHEVATKKYANSTTVTKASKSFYDNKIVSEIQNAPKTRKITERERNENYLSSERNKMSNHNHECNMKKEKKKTRIMNSKTVGTRNSTGNCKEDKVLKLDKKQMRGLRKQIAELRLQQERKDLQKYLHELKDLRPESGSTQSYFKPLEFPNVAEFMQPDDLESKPDDQFRERVLAIRRWLKDQYVLYRDYCTMAQAINAHYVPTTLDDAKKVCAFLFLRFDYLSFVT, encoded by the exons atGCTTTCCTCAAAAGCGAACGTGGCATTGGCACGGCTGAAAGAGATCGAAGAAAAGTATTTGAAGCGCAAAGAACAGAAATGGGAAAAG GATGAGGATAGTTCTATAAGCAGCATTTCGATAGTTTCTGTAGACAATTCTTTAAGAGAATTGAAGGAATCGCCAAGAAAAGTCATGAAACCTAAGCTCAACATAAAAATGCCAGATACTCGCTTTGAAGAACATAAAGAGGAAACAAGACTTTCGTCAAAGAGTGAAAAATCAACGTTAGATAAAGCAGACGCTTCTAAATCTTCAGCAGATGCCAGGGCTGATCTTGAAGTCGTAATGTCGTTAGATGATAAATTGCTAAGTTCCGTAGAAAAGCAAGAAAGTCTTAGTTCGGACATAGTGACAATTCAGGAGCATACTTTGATCGAAAGTATGCAAGATGATTCAGTGGCTTCATCTAAATCACTCTCGCATTCGAAAACACCGCGGCGAAACTTTTCCACGGCCAGGGATAGATCTTCCGGGCATGAGAAAATAAGAGCAGCCACGAGATTcgaagaaggaagagagacTGACAAATCATCAGAAATCGCAAGGGGGAAAGCgtcattcaataatttatcgaaacGACCAAGATTATCTAGAAAATCGAATGGGAAAATTTCCAGGGCACATATTGACCCGAAAAAACATTCAGGGGAGAATAAAACGATCGAAAAAACATCGAAAGAAATGGACTTTAAATTTCGAGATGTTACGGATGAAACAGAATCTCGCGATAGCGTTATCGAAGAGTCAATTGATACGATGGAGGATGGAAGTGAAATTATTTCAGAGCTATCCAACGCCGACCAAAACTCCATGGCCAAAATCGATGACTTTGTTCTTGAAGGTTCTCCACATTTAGCTGATGAAAACAGTTCGAGCAGCTCAAGAAGTTTAATGGAAAATGGATATACAAATGATACCTTCGAGAACATTTCAAGCTCGACCGTTCGATCACAGCACGAGGAAACGGTTGATAGAACGGgatataacgtaaaaaaaatcaatgttGCAGAACACAGATCTTATCAAGACAGTACCGAGAAACATAG ATTAGTTAATCCGACACCGAAACCAAGAGTAACCAAGGTCGATCAGGGATCATCGAACTACGTTAGCGACTTGGAAAGCATCGTGGCAAATTCAGATAAAATTACCGTGCGTTCGATAAAATTGCCACAATTTGCCGGTTCGACTTCGGAGAATCAGAGAAGACGTTATCAGCATCGAGAAGCGTCGTTTCAAGACAAGAATGTTTCAAGTG AGTCGTCGACCGGCATCGTGACGAAGACAGATGAGAAGAAAAACTCCCCGAGGATAACTACTGCCCTGCAAAAAAGTGGCCGGAAAGAGCGTGGTGAGGCATCGAGCAGAGCAAGGGAACGTGCGATGATAGATGTCACCGGATTGCCGGTGACGAATGACGAAGACTCGATCAAGTCTGCAAAATCAAATTCGTTGTTAGAGGGAAGCGCAAAAGGAAGAGAATATGTTTCCGGAGAGAGCCTGGATCAACGTGTTTCACAGGACGTCGAATGTGTGCTGAAAAAATCGCACGAAGTTGCAACCAAGAAATATGCCAACTCAACAACTGTGACGAAAGCATCGAAAAGCTTTTACGACAACAAAATTGTGTCTGAAATCCAGAATGCACcgaaaacaagaaaaataacagagagagaaagaaacgaaaactACCTCTCTTCAGAAAGGAATAAAATG TCTAATCATAATCATGAATGCAACatgaaaaaagagaagaaaaagacgaGAATAATGAATTCGAAGACAGTCGGAACTCGTAATAGTACCGGAAATTGTAAGGAAGACAAAGTTTTGAAGTTAGACAAGAAACAAATGCGCGGACTTCGGAAACAGATTGCTGAACTGCGACTACAACAAGAACGGAAAGACCTCCAAAAATATCTACACGAATTGAAGGACTTAAGACCAGAATCAGGCTCTAcacaaagttattttaaacCTTTGGAATTTCCTAACGTCGCAGAATTTATGCAGCCTg ATGACTTGGAATCGAAGCCGGACGATCAATTTCGAGAGAGAGTTTTGGCGATCAGACGTTGGTTGAAGGATCAGTACGTCCTGTATCGAGACTACTGTACTATGGCGCAAGCGATCAACGCTCACTACGTTCCCACAACGTTGGACGATGCCAAAAAGGTCTGTGCCTTTCTTTTCCTACGGTTTGACTATTTATCGTTTGTCACCTAA